The proteins below are encoded in one region of Sminthopsis crassicaudata isolate SCR6 chromosome 1, ASM4859323v1, whole genome shotgun sequence:
- the LOC141557093 gene encoding LOW QUALITY PROTEIN: RIMS-binding protein 3A-like (The sequence of the model RefSeq protein was modified relative to this genomic sequence to represent the inferred CDS: inserted 1 base in 1 codon) yields MTKDTPSPAGGGGRYSPKKSQASPSPAVLLEEQRRELEAVRAELEAERARSQAERRRFAVEARELREAGERERQQLADQLRSRWEMQRVRELRQLQEAVLRERDAEIRQLLRWKEAELRQLQQLLHKERDCAVRQARELQRQLAEELLSRGYCGRPGSVAGGPAAGGPVGAAECRCKLQDVLAKLRWETDGEQAARIRHLQAALDVERSLFLKYILENFHWDPASVLSARPPRPHLARPEPATAAAAAAAAAAAAAALVAVHFQAAGAGELPTPGVPELPTTGAGEMPASRAAAAATLAAITTAPAPALSPPGPAAPASPAASPACRPRPVTAAGRPRSLDSLCSPRPRSHSLSADDAAAAAAAASRSSRSLDGSPSRAESPEAGGPLERGPHHPARLQLAPDSLGTGEQVPCEAPPPGPDELPALAWASLQPPPPPPPPPPPGSEGEAGEASPAPAPSPAPGAPPDYEDLVKRNSELAEALETLAKHCSGLREENSQLRRGFPDSSEKVRRLKVKNAELAVIAKRLEERARKLQETNLRAAGGPGPGEDGPSLELCRQAFARQRXKDLTEQTSALLAKDRQIEDLRRECRDLQARVASCQGQWLNVTDFDQLLRESQKEVLRLQRQVTLQSFRGPAAPRAASPPPGAPLREPEELKLQLQALERSLSERQKCCESLELDVDKAQQRVQEAEGRLHQVLSENSWLAQENSRLQDQAQWLEKAGSENSEMRGRLELVTEERDSAALLSSQLQQQASQSEAGRQQLQNELREALSALAAQRGEVQRMQQDRERMQREHREAVHTLEAHIRELELPRAQHAHDSKPAQPLRGKWAKRATRLPDARTPPKQAGAAEAAEAEDFEADGLPRPPEPPGPPRGPRGQDAPGSSKLKIFLARYNYDPFAGPNDQPEAELPLTAGDYIYIFGDMDEDGFYAGELMDGQRGLVPSNLVEQISDGEILSFQPPEGSDSCPDSSQEGKSPSDCSSADGKAADSPEEAPGGGPPPGKDGADEALDFSGPPCSPKLTLIQQLPRGVVVDWEAPFAPHPYGATQGYNVYVDNELRQNIRAGAQTRATIDNLDLKSRAYRISVQSVLERGCSNRLQCSFLVGRGFCSAPTQLRLRSLTATSAEISWLYSNSSYPHMVYLNEREHNLTRAGVCRYTFQNLQPSTSYCAHVEARPLGDAAQKPWEESSSSIAFTTPWAGPPDPPLDVLVEGHTAPGALLVSWIPVTIDSAGTSNGVPVAGYAVYAGGHKVAEVPSPTAGNVVVELARLPQQKLSQEISVRTMSLYGESLDSVPAHIPGDWLKQCSPSRSAHSFPVNHAGAEPAHPHMQAPPRAPASQEKAVLACLGLKTCGRAKAAASDGFPEDGFQRRVPKLSKLSEGGPASPGDAPPGPAEAYALSLLPSGRRETPGPKTSKDCRFGGPRHPADGQVIGLEEQNARKVISRWNLIQELLETTEIYRESSPGGKMPKIRPEADAPKGTAQPPEAPADRGHVVELARLEEEDQYGNMWGTRRPGQKKEFRLQQGQGRPMGLPKEAPCQEPEALLYQAPSGRMNKILKGSPMVPAPEPWFRAPGGSPLKGKAASDPMRVFVALWDYDPQLMSPNPEAAEEELTFHRGQLLKVWGDRDPDGFYHGECCGRIGYIPGDMVSEVQVEGSDVLKQLLRQGLLPPEVSLDNLLELSTQPHSPKRSFSMARGAPRPAQFWHPQTMVAAFDYRPRKGSSLSLTEELTLSAGDVVTVLGSVDDNGFFYGELNGQRGLVPSNLLKTPALNAE; encoded by the exons ATGACCAAGGACACACCGAGCCCCGCAGGGGGCGGGGGCCGCTACTCGCCCAAGAAATCGCAGGCCAGCCCGAGCCCGGCCGTGCTCCTGGAGGAGCAGCGGCGGGAGCTGGAGGCCGTGCGCGCCGAGCTGGAGGCCGAGCGGGCCCGCTCGCAGGCGGAGCGGCGGCGCTTCGCGGTGGAGGCCCGGGAGCTGCGGGAGGCCGGCGAGCGGGAGCGCCAGCAGCTGGCCGACCAGCTGCGCTCCCGCTGGGAGATGCAGCGAGTGCGGGAGCTGCGGCAGCTGCAGGAGGCCGTGCTGCGGGAGCGCGACGCCGAGATCCGCCAGCTGCTGCGCTGGAAGGAGGCCGAGCTGCGCCAGCTGCAGCAGCTGCTGCACAAGGAGCGGGACTGCGCCGTGCGCCAGGCGCGGGAGCTGCAGCGCCAGCTGGCCGAGGAGCTGCTGAGCCGCGGCTACTGCGGCCGCCCGGGCTCGGTGGCCGGGGGCCCGGCCGCGGGGGGCCCGGTGGGCGCGGCCGAGTGCCGCTGCAAGCTGCAGGACGTGCTGGCCAAGCTGCGCTGGGAGACGGACGGCGAGCAGGCCGCGCGCATCCGCCACCTGCAGGCCGCGCTCGACGTGGAGCGCAGCCTCTTCCTCAAGTACATCCTGGAGAACTTCCACTGGGACCCGGCCTCGGTGCTCTCGGCCCGGCCCCCGCGGCCCCACCTCGCCCGGCCCGAGcccgccaccgccgccgccgccgccgccgccgccgccgccgccgccgccgccctcGTCGCCGTCCACTTCCAGGCGGCGGGCGCCGGCGAGCTGCCCACGCCGGGCGTGCCGGAGCTGCCGACCACGGGCGCCGGGGAGATGCCGGCCTCCAGAGCCGCGGCGGCCGCCACCCTCGCCGCCATCACCACCGCCCCCGCCCCCGCTCTCAGCCCGCCGGGCCCGGCCGCTCCCGCCTCCCCGGCCGCGAGCCCCGCCTGCCGCCCGCGGCCCGTCACCGCCGCCGGCCGCCCGCGCTCCCTGGACAGCCTGTGCTCGCCGCGCCCGCGCTCCCACTCGCTCTCCGCGGACgacgccgccgccgccgccgccgccgcctcccgcTCCTCCCGCTCCCTGGACGGCAGCCCGAGCCGAGCCGAGTCGCCCGAGGCCGGCGGCCCGCTGGAGCGCGGCCCCCACCACCCCGCGCGCCTGCAGCTGGCCCCCGACAGCCTGGGCACCGGGGAGCAGGTGCCGTGCGAGGCGCCGCCGCCCGGCCCCGACGAGCTCCCGGCGCTGGCCTGGGCCAGcctgcagccgccgccgccgccgccgccgccgccgccgcccgggAGCGAGGGCGAAGCGGGCGAGGCGTCGCCGGCGCCCGCCCCGAGCCCGGCCCCCGGCGCGCCGCCGGACTACGAGGACCTGGTGAAGCGGAACTCGGAGCTGGCCGAGGCCCTGGAGACGCTGGCCAAGCACTGCTCCGGCCTGCGCGAGGAGAACAGCCAGCTGCGCCGCGGCTTCCCCGACTCCAGCGAGAAGGTGCGGCGCCTCAAGGTGAAGAACGCCGAGCTGGCCGTCATCGCCAAGCGCCTGGAGGAGCGCGCGCGCAAGCTGCAGGAGACCAACCTCCGCGCCGCCGGCGGCCCGGGCCCCGGCGAGGACGGCCCCAGCCTGGAGCTGTGCCGCCAGGCCTTCGCGCGCCAGC CCAAGGACCTCACGGAGCAGACCAGCGCGCTGCTGGCCAAGGACCGGCAGATCGAGGACCTGAGGCGGGAGTGCCGCGACCTGCAGGCCCGCGTGGCCTCCTGCCAGGGCCAGTGGCTCAACGTCACCGACTTCGACCAGCTGCTGCGCGAGTCCCAGAAGGAGGTGCTGCGGCTGCAGAGGCAGGTCACCCTGCAGAGCTTCCGGGGCCCGGCCGCCCCGAGGGCCGCCTCCCCGCCCCCCGGCGCCCCGCTCCGGGAGCCCGAGGAGCTGAAGCTCCAGCTGCAGGCCCTGGAGCGGAGCCTCAGCGAGCGGCAGAAGTGCTGCGAGAGCCTCGAGCTGGACGTGGACAAGGCGCAGCAGAGAGTCCAGGAGGCCGAGGGCCGCCTGCACCAGGTGCTCAGCGAGAACAGCTGGCTGGCGCAGGAGAACAGCCGGCTCCAGGACCAGGCGCAGTGGCTGGAGAAGGCGGGCTCGGAGAACAGCGAGATGCGGGGCAGGCTGGAGCTGGTGACGGAGGAGCGCGACTCGGCCGCGCTGCTGAGCAGCCAGCTGCAGCAGCAGGCCAGCCAGAGCGAGGCCGGCCGCCAGCAGCTGCAGAACGAGCTGCGCGAGGCGCTGAGCGCGCTGGCGGCGCAGCGCGGAGAGGTGCAGCGGATGCAGCAGGACCGCGAGCGCATGCAGAGGGAGCACCGGGAGGCCGTGCACACGCTGGAGGCCCACATCCGAGAGCTCGAGCTGCCCCGCGCCCAGCACGCCCACGACTCCAAGCCGGCGCAGCCGCTCCGGGGGAAGTGGGCCAAGAGAGCCACCCGCCTCCCCGACGCCCGGACGCCGCCCAAGCAAGCCGGCGCCGCCGAGGCCGCCGAGGCGGAAGACTTCGAAGCGGACGGCCTGCCCCGCCCCCCCGAGCCGCCGGGCCCCCCCAGGGGCCCCCGCGGCCAGGACGCTCCGGGCTCTTCGAAGCTCAAGATTTTCCTCGCCCGCTACAACTACGACCCGTTCGCCGGGCCCAACGATCAGCCCGAGGCTGAGCTGCCGCTGACCGCCGGCGACTACATCTACATCTTCGGGGACATGGACGAGGACGGCTTCTACGCCGGCGAGCTGATGGACGGCCAGAGGGGCCTGGTGCCCTCCAACCTGGTGGAGCAGATTTCCGACGGAGAGATCCTGAGCTTCCAGCCTCCGGAGGGTAGTGATTCCTGCCCGGACTCCTCCCAGGAAGGGAAGTCGCCCAGTGACTGTTCCAGCGCCGACGGGAAAGCCGCCGACTCCCCGGAGGAAGCGCCGGGCGGCGGCCCGCCGCCCGGGAAGGACGGCGCGGACGAGGCTTTGGACTTCTCGGGGCCGCCCTGCTCCCCCAAGCTGACTCTGATCCAGCAGCTGCCCCGGGGGGTGGTGGTGGACTGGGAGGCCCCCTTCGCCCCGCACCCGTACGGGGCCACGCAGGGCTACAACGTGTACGTGGACAACGAGCTGAGGCAGAACATCCGCGCGGGGGCGCAGACCCGCGCCACCATCGACAACCTGGACCTGAAGAGCAGGGCCTACCGCATCTCGGTGCAGAGCGTGCTGGAGCGCGGCTGCTCCAACCGGCTGCAGTGCTCCTTCCTGGTGGGCCGGGGCTTCTGCTCGGCCCCCACGCAGCTCAGGCTCCGCAGCCTCACCGCCACGTCGGCCGAGATCAGCTGGCTCTACAGCAACAGCAGCTACCCGCACATGGTCTACCTCAACGAGCGCGAGCACAACCTGACCAGGGCGGGCGTGTGCCGCTACACCTTCCAGAACCTGCAGCCCAGCACCAGCTACTGCGCGCACGTGGAGGCCCGGCCCCTCGGGGACGCCGCCCAGAAGCCCTGGGAGGAGAGCTCCTCCTCCATCGCGTTCACCACCCCGTGGGCCGGCCCGCCCGACCCCCCGCTGGACGTCCTGGTGGAGGGCCACACGGCCCCGGGCGCTCTGCTGGTCAGCTGGATCCCCGTGACCATCGATTCGGCCGGGACCTCCAACGGAGTCCCCGTGGCGGGCTACGCCGTGTACGCGGGCGGCCACAAAGTGGCCGAAGTGCCCTCGCCCACGGCGGGGAACGTCGTGGTGGAGCTGGCCCGGCTGCCGCAGCAGAAGCTCTCCCAAGAGATCTCGGTGAGAACCATGTCTCTCTACGGCGAGTCCCTGGACTCGGTACCCGCCCACATCCCCGGGGACTGGCTCAAGCAGTGCAGCCCCTCCAGATCGGCCCACAGCTTTCCCGTCAATCACGCGGGCGCCGAGCCGGCCCATCCCCACATGCAGGCCCCGCCCAGAGCCCCCGCCTCCCAGGAGAAGGCCGTTTTGGCCTGCTTGGGCCTCAAGACCTGCGGGAGAGCCAAAGCCGCCGCTTCCGACGGCTTCCCGGAAGACGGCTTCCAGAGGCGAGTCCCGAAGCTTTCGAAGCTTTCGGAAGGAGGGCCGGCGAGCCCGGGAGACGCCCCTCCGGGGCCCGCGGAAGCCTACGCCCTGAGCCTCCTGCCTTCCGGCCGGAGAGAGACCCCCGGACCCAAGACCAGCAAGGACTGCAGGTTTGGCGGCCCCCGGCATCCCGCCGACGGCCAGGTGATTGGGCTGGAAGAGCAGAATGCTAGGAAGGTCATCTCCAGATGGAACCTGATTCAGGAATTGCTCGAGACCACAGAGATCTACAGGGAGAGCAGTCCCGGAGGGAAGATGCCGAAGATCAGGCCCGAAGCCGATGCACCGAAGGGGACCGCTCAGCCGCCCGAGGCCCCCGCTGATCGAGGCCACGTGGTGGAGCTGGCCAGGCTGGAGGAAGAGGACCAGTACGGGAACATGTGGGGGACCAGGAGACCCGGCCAAAAGAAAGAGTTCAGGCTCCAGCAGGGCCAGGGCAGGCCCATGGGGCTGCCCAAGGAGGCCCCCTGCCAAGAGCCAGAGGCCTTGTTATATCAGGCCCCCTCCGGGAGGATGAACAAAATCCTGAAAGGCAGCCCCATGGTGCCGGCCCCCGAGCCGTGGTTCAGGGCCCCGGGAGGCAGCCCTCTGAAAGGAAAGGCCGCCAGTGACCCCATGCGAGTGTTTGTGGCCCTCTGGGACTACGACCCCCAGCTGATGTCCCCCAACCCAGAGGCTGCCGAGGAAGAGCTCACCTTCCACCGGGGCCAGCTCCTGAAGGTGTGGGGGGATCGAGACCCAGACGGATTCTACCACGGAGAGTGCTGCGGCCGAATAGGCTACATCCCCGGGGACATGGTGTCCGAAGTGCAGGTGGAGGGCAGCGACGTGCTCAAGCAGCTTCTGCGGCAAGGCCTCCTGCCCCCCGAGGTGTCCCTGGACAACCTCCTGGAGCTCTCTACACAACCACACAGCCCCAAGAGGAGCTTCTCCATGGCGAGAGGGGCCCCCCGGCCAGCCCAGTTCTGGCACCCGCAGACCATGGTGGCCGCCTTTGACTACCGGCCCCGGAAGGGCTCCAGCCTGAGCTTAACCGAGGAGCTGACCCTGAGCGCTGGCGACGTGGTCACCGTGCTGGGCTCCGTGGATGACAACGGCTTCTTCTATGGGGAGCTCAACGGGCAGAGAGGCCTGGTCCCGTCCAACCTGCTGAAGACCCCGGCTCTGAACGCAGAGTAA